AAATATGTTTTGCCGCATTCGACACGGGCGTGCAAATCCGCGCCTACGGTGCGGCGGACATCTGCACTCCGGCACTCGAGCAAGCCTATGCGGATTGCAGACGCTACGAACGGCTCTTCTCTCGCACGATCCCCAGCTCCGACATATCGCGCATCAACGCAGCACGGGGCGCCTGGGTCGAAGTCAACGTGGACACGGCCGAACTCATCGAACGCGCACTCGCGTATTGCGCGGCAAGCCATGGCGTTTTCGACATCACGATCGGTGCCGCAAGCAGACTCTGGAACCTCAAGGAGAGTATCATCCCGCCCGCCGAGGTGCTTGCCGAAGCCGTGCAACATGTCAACTGGCGCGGCGTGCAGGTCAATCGTTCAGAAGACGCAGCGCGCGTGCGCCTCGATGATCCGGCAGCCATGATTGACCTCGGCGGCATCGCGAAGGGATGGATTGCCGATGCGCTTGACCACATGCTTGAGCGAGCGGGGGTTTGCGCTTACGTCATCGACCTCGGTGGCAACGTGCTCGTGCGCGGCAGCAAGCCCGATGGCTCGCCCTGGAAAGTCGGGCTTCCCCACCCCGCGCAAGGGCGTGCAGGATCTGCGCTCGCGGGCACGATCGAGCTCGAGAGTGGAAGCATCGTCACAAGCGGCATCTACGAGCGGGCCTGTGTGCATGACGGCGTGCTCTACCACCACGTGCTCAGCCCACATACGGGCATGCCCATCGAGACGGAATATCCAGCGGTTTCCGTCGTATGCGAACGCTCGATCGACGCCGAGGGCTACTCGACGACGCTCCTCGCACTCGGCGCGAAACGCGGTCGCGAGCTCATGGCAGAGCATCCGGAAATCCTGCAGGCGTACTTCATCTCCTGGAACGGGGAGATACAACCGCTGCGTTAACTACGACGCGCAAAAATGGCGAAAGTCACGCTAGTCCTTCGTGCGCTCGAAATGCACGATCTGCTTCTTCATCGAGATCTTGC
This window of the Coriobacteriaceae bacterium genome carries:
- a CDS encoding FAD:protein FMN transferase, with translation MTLVPITGIIISMMARAKYKLDLADTHAEICFAAFDTGVQIRAYGAADICTPALEQAYADCRRYERLFSRTIPSSDISRINAARGAWVEVNVDTAELIERALAYCAASHGVFDITIGAASRLWNLKESIIPPAEVLAEAVQHVNWRGVQVNRSEDAARVRLDDPAAMIDLGGIAKGWIADALDHMLERAGVCAYVIDLGGNVLVRGSKPDGSPWKVGLPHPAQGRAGSALAGTIELESGSIVTSGIYERACVHDGVLYHHVLSPHTGMPIETEYPAVSVVCERSIDAEGYSTTLLALGAKRGRELMAEHPEILQAYFISWNGEIQPLR